A genomic segment from Torulaspora globosa chromosome 3, complete sequence encodes:
- the STP22 gene encoding ubiquitin-binding ESCRT-I subunit protein STP22 (ancestral locus Anc_1.412), which translates to MPHNAANSRSVELPEPVINWLFNVIQPIYQDPRRTFHDAVALLSRFKQLRPRTRVFTNTNGTSELLLCIYGKLEVGPALPILVWLPMSYPVEHPLLFIDLESAAGSRPCTGRYVAADGEIRLPMLDHWRPELSNLPQLIEELTSINFRNELLLSDTDPRAWRPSPADSLPDLPPKPPTVPPRPTAHVSGPPLPVPPHISASAGLAPITPSHTGPPRIPERPPTAASTDLLDCDINVNENTRHVKAIEHLQQSLREIRLSSSLAAEESLEGRKAAIRNTIKQFEMALAYEEATLQRSFEAIEQTKESLSKQIDAMHRQVEQTAAYESRQGDDPDPSTIIATENNIVGQLYRLVAKDCALSDAFNTLNRLLTNEVIRLDIFVKKTRALAREQFLVRLHIQKVIAQLDRQL; encoded by the exons ATGCCGCATAACGCAGCGAATAGTAGAAGTGTGGAGCTGCCAGAACCAGTGATAAATTGGCTTTTCAATGTCATTCAACCT ATATATCaagatccaagaagaacgtTTCACGACGCCGTTGCGTTGCTGAGTCGGTTCAAACAGTTGCGGCCGAGAACCAGAGTATTTACCAACACCAATGGGACCTCAGAGCTGCTTCTATGCATATACGGGAAGTTGGAAGTCGGACCAGCGCTCCCCATACTAGTCTGGCTACCAATGAGCTACCCGGTTGAACATCCGCTGTTGTTCATTGACTTGGAATCTGCAGCAGGCTCAAGACCTTGCACTGGAAGATATGTAGCGGCTGACGGAGAAATTCGACTGCCGATGCTGGATCATTGGCGTCCCGAACTGAGCAACTTGCCGCAGCTGATAGAAGAGCTTACAAGCATCAATTTCAGGAATGAGCTACTGTTATCGGATACCGATCCCAGAGCGTGGCGACCATCCCCAGCGGATTCGCTGCCAGATTTACCACCGAAGCCACCAACAGTGCCGCCAAGGCCAACAGCCCACGTAAGCGGTCCTCCATTGCCAGTTCCTCCTCATATTTCGGCAAGTGCTGGGCTCGCCCCTATAACGCCGTCTCACACAGGTCCACCTCGCATTCCAGAAAGGCCACCTACTGCAGCTTCGACCGACCTTCTGGACTGCGATATCAATGTCAATGAAAACACGAGGCATGTGAAAGCCATCGAGCACCTCCAGCAAAGTCTCAGGGAAATACGGCTCTCGAGCTCTCTAGCCGCTGAAGAAAGTCTTGAAGGCCGTAAGGCTGCAATCAGAAACACAATCAAGCAATTCGAGATGGCTCTTGCATACGAGGAAGCTACGCTACAAAGATCCTTCGAGGCTATCGAGCAGACCAAAGAGTCTCTCAGCAAGCAGATCGACGCCATGCACAGACAAGTTGAACAAACTGCGGCGTATGAGAGCAGGCAAGGCGATGACCCCGACCCCAGTACCATCATAGCTACGGAAAACAATATAGTGGGTCAACTTTACAGATTAGTTGCCAAAGATTGCGCCCTCTCTGATGCCTTTAACACATTGAACCGTCTTTTGACCAATGAGGTCATCAGACTGGACATTTTCGTCAAGAAAACCAGAGCGTTGGCCCGTGAGCAGTTCTTGGTCAGACTGCATATACAGAAAGTTATCGCCCAGCTAGACCGGCAACTGTAG
- the LDB16 gene encoding Ldb16p (ancestral locus Anc_1.414), translating into MGGVGSLLQISKDLGLLVASAAGFCAALLFSLTWNIAHVAYRFIISKVYSLLYAFIWSPCFIIASNTLQLVFLPINIPLRILVGTTMQRIIVQANSWTNGYVLTTISQYALVLIVFGVTLGAICGACLGFIHSVTRVPKVVVDIPILFWKRIPAVLRYTRNLLLPKAASELKTYVPEDIRIPTPSPSIPPSEILEPLFTDMPQTLNSKFGKTMWQRHSTSSKESVLERASKLPSDFFQQKSTLSDLRSEHPQYYYQSPAQSPRNVTQDDSSHSSTNIWDRYDELPTTLRTEGGMSTLYSRRPFTFPEKGEREQLNRLRRGE; encoded by the coding sequence ATGGGTGGAGTGGGCTCACTGCTACAGATCTCCAAAGATCTTGGGCTTTTAGTGGCTTCCGCTGCCGGATTTTGTGCAGCGCTGCTGTTTAGCTTAACATGGAACATCGCTCATGTGGCGTACCGATTCATTATTTCAAAGGTTTATTCTCTCCTTTATGCTTTTATTTGGTCACCATGTTTTATTATTGCGTCGAACACGTTGCAGCTTGTGTTTCTGCCAATAAACATACCTCTGAGAATTTTGGTTGGCACTACAATGCAAAGGATTATTGTTCAAGCGAATTCCTGGACCAATGGTTATGTGCTGACAACGATTTCGCAATATGCGTTGGTCCTCATAGTTTTTGGCGTCACTTTGGGAGCCATTTGTGGCGCCTGCCTCGGTTTCATTCATTCAGTCACCAGAGTGCCCAAAGTTGTTGTCGACATACCAATACTTTTCTGGAAACGTATCCCTGCCGTTCTAAGATATACGAGAAACCTCCTACTTCCGAAGGCTGCTTCTGAGCTCAAGACCTACGTGCCCGAAGACATTCGCATACCGACTCCCAGTCCATCGATACCGCCCTCTGAAATCCTGGAACCGCTGTTCACTGACATGCCGCAGACGCTCAACAGTAAATTTGGCAAAACCATGTGGCAAAGGCATTCAACATCATCCAAGGAAAGTGTTCTGGAAAGGGCATCGAAACTGCCAAGCGATTTTTTCCAGCAGAAAAGCACTTTGTCGGATTTGAGAAGTGAACATCCGCAGTATTATTATCAGAGTCCCGCCCAATCACCTCGAAACGTGACTCAGGATGACTCTAGCCATAGCTCAACCAACATATGGGACAGATACGATGAGCTACCCACCACCTTGAGGACGGAAGGCGGTATGAGCACTCTCTACAGTAGACGACCCTTTACGTTTCCAGAAAAGGGAGAAAGAGAACAGCTTAACCGACTAAGAAGAGGAGAATAA
- the VMA9 gene encoding H(+)-transporting V0 sector ATPase subunit e (ancestral locus Anc_1.413), with the protein MSFYVVVATFLAVALVSVAFWVFAPKTNQTVWRSTVILSLSMMFLMWAITYLCQLHPLVMPRRSDLRPEFAE; encoded by the exons ATGAGTTT TTACGTCGTTGTTGCAACTTTTCTGGCTGTTGCTTTGGTCTCAGTAGCGTTCTGGGTTTTCGCTCCAAAGACAAATCAAAC TGTCTGGAGGAGCACGGTCATATTATCCTTATCGATGATGTTTCTAATGTGGGCCATCACTTATCTATGCCAGCTCCATCCCTTGGTTATGCCCCGCCGTTCTGATCTAAGGCCAGAGTTTGCCGAATGA